In Vibrio japonicus, one DNA window encodes the following:
- a CDS encoding YejL family protein, whose protein sequence is MPITSKYSDDKVEQILTEIAAVLDKHSAGPELSLMIAGNIATNVLNQDVAPSQRKVIAEKFAQALVSSIEDKSH, encoded by the coding sequence ATGCCAATTACTTCCAAATACAGCGACGACAAAGTTGAACAGATCTTAACTGAGATTGCAGCAGTGCTTGATAAACACTCAGCGGGTCCAGAACTTTCACTGATGATTGCAGGAAATATCGCTACCAATGTCTTAAATCAGGATGTTGCACCTTCACAACGTAAGGTAATTGCAGAAAAATTTGCACAAGCACTTGTTTCTTCTATTGAAGACAAATCTCATTAA
- the nhaC gene encoding Na+/H+ antiporter NhaC, producing MTQLTTRLPSLMQVIVALGLFLLMAFSFTAKLDLPIQLALYIGWFIIMVLGVRLGHQYKDLEKAALKGISNGLGAVLILLAVGALVGTWISGGIVPTIIYYGLNAIHPSIFLLATMIICSLTALATGTSWGAAGTAGIAMMGIGQGLGVPAPITAGAVLSGCYFGDKMSPLSDSVILASSMSNVEVMEHIKGMLPIALISYIITGIMFTAFGFHYAGNVDMSQVQSVINAMEQQFYITPYSFVPVIIVLGLLAMRMPSFPVISFGSLLGIIWAVMIQDVDFLQAFNTAWAPYQIESGVAFIDSILNRGGMSSMLGSVAVIVFGLGFGGLLDKVGVLETVAKLFERRVQSSGSLATSTIGTAFLGNVFGSAMYVSLILTPKICAKNYDRLGYKRKNLSRNAEFGGTLTSGMVPWSDNGIYMASILGVATLSYAPFMWLSFVCIIVTIITSYMGWFVDKCEPTASASVEEQTELTKQVA from the coding sequence ATGACGCAACTTACCACTCGTCTACCAAGCTTGATGCAGGTTATTGTTGCCCTTGGCCTATTCTTGCTGATGGCATTTTCATTCACAGCAAAATTAGATCTTCCAATCCAGCTCGCACTTTACATCGGCTGGTTCATCATTATGGTACTCGGTGTTCGCTTAGGCCACCAATATAAAGACTTAGAAAAAGCAGCGCTTAAAGGCATTTCAAACGGCCTTGGCGCAGTACTTATCTTGCTCGCCGTCGGCGCATTAGTGGGTACTTGGATCTCTGGTGGTATCGTACCAACGATCATCTACTACGGCTTAAATGCTATCCATCCTTCTATTTTCCTTTTAGCCACCATGATCATTTGTTCTTTAACGGCGTTGGCTACTGGTACTTCTTGGGGTGCGGCAGGTACAGCAGGTATTGCAATGATGGGCATCGGTCAAGGTTTGGGCGTTCCCGCGCCTATTACAGCAGGTGCAGTACTGTCTGGTTGCTACTTTGGTGACAAAATGTCCCCGTTGTCCGACTCTGTTATTTTGGCTTCATCGATGTCAAACGTAGAAGTAATGGAACACATTAAGGGTATGTTACCGATCGCACTGATCAGCTACATCATTACAGGCATCATGTTCACTGCATTTGGTTTTCACTATGCTGGCAATGTAGACATGTCCCAGGTGCAGTCGGTGATTAACGCGATGGAGCAACAGTTTTACATCACCCCATACTCATTTGTTCCTGTCATCATCGTTCTTGGTCTATTAGCGATGCGCATGCCGTCATTCCCGGTGATCAGCTTTGGCTCTCTACTTGGTATTATTTGGGCAGTTATGATCCAAGACGTAGATTTCTTACAAGCATTCAATACCGCGTGGGCTCCATACCAAATCGAATCAGGTGTCGCCTTTATCGACTCAATCTTGAACCGTGGTGGTATGTCGTCAATGCTGGGTTCTGTCGCCGTGATCGTCTTTGGTTTGGGTTTTGGTGGATTACTGGATAAAGTCGGCGTACTTGAAACTGTTGCTAAATTATTTGAGCGTCGCGTTCAAAGCTCAGGATCTCTGGCAACCAGCACGATTGGAACAGCATTCTTAGGTAACGTATTTGGTTCGGCGATGTACGTTTCGCTTATCCTTACACCAAAGATTTGTGCGAAAAACTACGACCGCTTGGGCTATAAGCGTAAAAACCTATCTCGAAATGCAGAGTTTGGTGGCACATTGACATCGGGCATGGTGCCGTGGAGTGACAACGGCATTTATATGGCGAGCATTCTTGGTGTCGCAACGCTTTCTTACGCGCCATTCATGTGGCTAAGCTTTGTTTGTATCATTGTTACGATTATCACCTCATACATGGGATGGTTTGTCGATAAATGTGAACCAACCGCTAGTGCAAGCGTAGAAGAACAAACCGAGCTGACTAAGCAAGTCGCTTAA
- the asd gene encoding aspartate-semialdehyde dehydrogenase, protein MRVGLVGWRGMVGSVLMQRMVEERDFDVIEPVFYSTSQIGIPAPNFGKDAGNLQDAYDIDSLKQLDAVITCQGGSYTEKVYPELRKAGWKGYWIDAASTLRMAENSIITLDPVNLAQIQQGIHSGTNTFVGGNCTVSLMLMGLGGLFEKGLVEWASAMTYQAASGAGAQNMRELISQMGVINDSVSSELANPASSILDIDKKVADTMRSSSFPTDKFGVPLAGSLIPWIDVKRDNGQSKEEWKAAVEANKILGTSGAPVPIDGTCVRIGAMRCHSQALTIKLKQNVPMDEIEEIIATHNDWVKVIPNDRDITAQELTPAKVTGTMSVPVGRLRKMAMGDDFLNAFTVGDQLLWGAAEPLRRTLRIILAEK, encoded by the coding sequence ATGAGAGTAGGTTTAGTTGGCTGGCGCGGCATGGTTGGTTCTGTGCTGATGCAACGTATGGTAGAAGAGCGAGATTTCGATGTTATTGAGCCAGTCTTTTACAGTACTTCGCAAATAGGCATTCCTGCGCCAAATTTTGGTAAAGACGCCGGAAATCTACAAGATGCATACGACATCGACAGCTTAAAGCAGCTAGACGCTGTGATCACCTGTCAAGGTGGTAGCTACACTGAAAAAGTTTACCCTGAACTTCGTAAAGCCGGTTGGAAAGGCTATTGGATTGATGCCGCTTCAACACTGCGTATGGCTGAAAATTCAATTATTACACTCGATCCAGTTAACTTGGCGCAAATCCAGCAAGGCATCCACAGCGGAACTAACACGTTTGTGGGTGGTAACTGTACCGTGAGCTTGATGCTAATGGGTCTTGGTGGACTGTTTGAAAAAGGCCTTGTTGAATGGGCAAGTGCGATGACGTACCAAGCTGCATCAGGTGCGGGTGCGCAGAACATGCGAGAGCTTATTTCGCAAATGGGCGTCATTAACGACTCGGTAAGTTCAGAACTCGCAAATCCAGCGAGCTCAATTCTGGATATCGACAAAAAAGTTGCTGACACAATGCGTAGCTCTTCATTCCCGACTGACAAATTTGGCGTGCCACTAGCAGGCTCTCTGATCCCTTGGATTGATGTGAAGCGTGACAACGGTCAGAGTAAGGAAGAGTGGAAAGCAGCCGTTGAAGCAAACAAGATTTTAGGTACTTCTGGTGCGCCAGTGCCAATCGATGGGACATGTGTACGAATTGGTGCGATGCGTTGTCACTCACAAGCACTGACCATTAAGCTTAAGCAGAATGTGCCTATGGATGAAATTGAAGAAATCATTGCCACTCACAATGATTGGGTGAAAGTGATTCCAAACGATCGTGACATCACAGCGCAAGAACTCACGCCAGCGAAAGTGACAGGTACTATGTCAGTGCCAGTTGGTCGTTTACGCAAAATGGCGATGGGTGATGATTTCCTAAACGCTTTCACTGTAGGTGACCAGCTGCTTTGGGGTGCTGCAGAACCGTTACGCCGTACACTGCGTATTATTCTGGCAGAAAAATAG
- the yejK gene encoding nucleoid-associated protein YejK — MSIQLSNVILHQLQKNDSDELIVNFRSESLANDGSTENLVAELHRVFNSKAGKGFGSFKSDSEFQHWLQDLRKGEKSFYDFSQSSANRLKEELSKYPFADEGILVFAEYQSLATNYLFVAIIPSNQSLKVTEGLDISATDYLDISKMDIAARIDLTSYETDKESNRYLAYIKGRVGRKVADFFLDFLQAEVGLDTKQQNQVLMQAVEDFCADSKLEKDEVLSYKKQVADYCSEQIKSGDEVYVKELSGELPSSQDGTSFLDYTQEQGYELEESFPGDRTAVRKLTKYVGAGGGVSINFDSMLLGERIFYDPETDTLTIKGTPPNLRDQLTRNR; from the coding sequence ATGAGCATTCAACTTTCAAACGTTATCCTTCACCAACTGCAAAAAAACGATTCAGATGAACTGATTGTGAACTTCAGAAGCGAGTCTTTGGCTAACGATGGTTCTACCGAAAATCTTGTTGCTGAGCTGCACCGCGTGTTCAACTCAAAAGCGGGTAAAGGGTTCGGCTCATTTAAGTCGGACAGCGAATTCCAGCATTGGTTGCAAGATTTACGTAAAGGTGAGAAAAGCTTCTACGATTTTTCTCAAAGCAGCGCCAACCGCCTGAAAGAAGAATTGTCTAAATATCCTTTTGCCGATGAAGGTATCTTGGTGTTTGCTGAATACCAATCTTTAGCGACGAACTATCTTTTTGTGGCAATCATTCCTTCAAACCAAAGCCTGAAAGTGACAGAAGGTTTAGATATTAGTGCGACGGATTATCTTGATATTAGCAAGATGGATATCGCCGCAAGGATTGATCTAACAAGCTACGAAACAGACAAAGAGTCCAATCGTTACCTTGCTTACATTAAAGGGCGAGTGGGCCGCAAAGTGGCAGACTTTTTCCTGGACTTTTTGCAAGCAGAAGTAGGCTTAGACACCAAGCAACAAAACCAAGTGCTGATGCAAGCGGTTGAAGATTTCTGTGCGGATTCCAAATTAGAAAAAGATGAAGTGCTCAGTTACAAAAAGCAGGTAGCAGATTATTGCAGTGAGCAGATTAAATCTGGTGACGAAGTATATGTGAAAGAGCTATCTGGTGAGCTTCCTTCATCTCAAGATGGAACCAGCTTCCTCGATTACACGCAAGAGCAAGGTTATGAGCTTGAAGAAAGCTTCCCTGGAGACAGAACTGCAGTACGTAAACTGACTAAATATGTTGGTGCTGGTGGCGGGGTAAGTATTAACTTCGACAGCATGCTACTTGGCGAGCGTATTTTCTATGACCCAGAAACAGATACATTGACCATTAAAGGCACGCCGCCAAACTTGCGAGATCAACTGACTCGTAATCGATAG